The Daucus carota subsp. sativus chromosome 9, DH1 v3.0, whole genome shotgun sequence genome window below encodes:
- the LOC108202374 gene encoding uncharacterized protein LOC108202374 has product MGVVIIDGSTVRDFVEDEEHFNKSVDERFAALDLNKDGVLSRSELRVACESMNVLETHFGVGPQSSQEEITKLYDTIFDNFDCDKNGLIEIEEFRSEMKKILLAIADGLGSSPIQMALEDGEENLLKQAADFELTKLHEASS; this is encoded by the coding sequence ATGGTTCCACCGTGCGTGACTTCGTTGAAGACGAAGAACATTTTAACAAAAGTGTTGACGAGCGTTTCGCAGCTCTAGATCTCAACAAAGATGGCGTTTTATCTCGTTCAGAGCTACGAGTAGCATGTGAATCCATGAATGTTCTTGAAACTCATTTTGGAGTTGGTCCTCAATCTAGTCAGGAAGAAATTACGAAACTATACGATacaatatttgataattttgattgtgataagAATGGGTTGATCGAAATCGAAGAGTTTAGGAGCGAGATGAAGAAGATATTGTTAGCTATTGCCGATGGACTTGGTTCATCCCCAATACAAATGGCGCTTGAAGACGGTGAGGAAAATTTGTTAAAACAGGCTGCGGATTTTGAGTTGACCAAACTTCATGAAGCTTCATCATAA
- the LOC108202830 gene encoding E3 ubiquitin-protein ligase RZF1: MSSATAHHQTYWCHECDMSVSLITTTAPTPLCPYCRSDFIEQLDADLSNPSSIATPIHSNPIPPETIISTGNNGGIIDESFPFSSVTADDNFLLDSPYLHRLIHQLTDGNSGEINVGPSGSCHNPTAKSAIEAIPSIKITELMIQLETVILCAVCKEQFVVDNEAKQLPCNHIYHEECILPWLKSHNSCPVCRFKMPSESSSGLRVRRRRDRLGNGRFGDYLGDDEFYGFGSTLRHIARRHRLVFPVSRRENGLEVVEGDEDSMLLSPTRVAEAEIGVLDRENSVETVSSGWPAWPLEGEGGDQEVGASSRGNDGSGAAL; the protein is encoded by the coding sequence ATGTCCTCCGCCACCGCGCACCACCAGACATACTGGTGTCACGAATGCGACATGAGCGTCTCTCTCATCACCACCACCGCTCCCACTCCTCTCTGCCCCTACTGCCGCAGCGACTTCATCGAACAACTCGACGCCGATCTCTCAAACCCTAGCTCAATTGCCACTCCAATTCACTCCAATCCGATCCCTCCCGAAACGATTATCAGTACCGGGAACAATGGTGGTATTATCGATGAGTCGTTTCCGTTCTCTTCGGTCACCGCGGATGATAATTTTCTGCTGGACAGTCCTTATCTCCACCGGCTTATTCATCAGCTGACGGATGGGAATTCTGGTGAGATTAATGTGGGGCCCTCGGGGTCGTGCCACAATCCGACTGCCAAGTCAGCGATTGAGGCGATTCCGAGTATTAAAATAACTGAATTGATGATTCAGTTGGAGACGGTTATACTTTGTGCTGTTTGTAAGGAGCAGTTTGTTGTGGATAATGAGGCGAAGCAGCTTCCGTGTAACCATATTTATCATGAGGAGTGTATACTGCCGTGGCTGAAATCGCATAATTCGTGTCCGGTGTGTCGGTTTAAGATGCCGAGTGAGAGTAGTAGTGGATTGAGGGTGAGGAGGCGGAGGGATAGGCTTGGGAACGGGAGGTTTGGGGATTATTTGGGGGATGATGAGTTTTATGGGTTTGGGAGTACGTTGAGGCATATTGCGAGGAGGCATAGGCTTGTGTTTCCGGTTTCGAGGAGGGAGAATGGACTGGAGGTTGTGGAAGGGGACGAGGACTCTATGTTGTTGTCGCCTACCAGAGTGGCTGAGGCGGAGATTGGGGTTTTGGATAGGGAGAATAGTGTGGAGACTGTGTCATCTGGATGGCCGGCGTGGCCATTGGAAGGAGAAGGGGGAGATCAGGAGGTTGGTGCAAGTAGTAGAGGAAATGATGGTTCAGGGGCGGCGTTGTAA
- the LOC108201926 gene encoding uncharacterized protein LOC108201926 → MYSSLLRKLEILRIYSIIPSSNYFDLQFHSTNSLQGWLYTAMDMLTEYDLGDMLVKIALFLLVQALVYCILSNSSNLFSNSPPRSPGNFRPARSVSIRRFLAALSDMPAGGELSPTTPKNQEQSSPVHHNS, encoded by the coding sequence atGTACTCAAGCCTCTTAAGAAAACTTGAAATCCTCAGAATCTACTCAATTATTCCTTCCTCGAACTATTTTGATCTTCAGTTTCATTCGACAAACTCTCTACAAGGGTGGTTATATACAGCAATGGATATGCTGACTGAATATGACTTGGGAGACATGCTCGTAAAAATAGCTTTGTTTCTCCTTGTACAAGCTCTTGTTTACTGTATTCTCTCCAATTCTTCCAATCTCTTCTCAAACTCCCCTCCGAGATCGCCTGGTAATTTCAGGCCAGCTCGGTCGGTGAGCATCCGACGCTTTCTTGCAGCCCTTTCCGATATGCCTGCTGGGGGCGAGCTGTCTCCTACAACTCCCAAGAATCAAGAACAATCGTCTCCAGTCCATCACAACAGTTAG
- the LOC108201228 gene encoding uncharacterized protein LOC108201228, translated as MKSILAAHAELSMPKQCHVRVRPKIRIIHVLEPRIIQTDVSNFREMVQRLTGKPTGTEMKRKARVWDSDWKIMEKERKVLYGQSAYGNQYFDGFLELDGLFEEEEKKFSAFP; from the coding sequence ATGAAGAGCATTTTAGCAGCACATGCAGAGCTATCTATGCCAAAACAATGTCATGTTAGAGTGAGACCAAAGATAAGAATAATTCATGTACTAGAACCCAGAATTATACAGACGGATGTTTCGAATTTTCGGGAGATGGTTCAGAGACTCACTGGAAAACCTACTGGTactgagatgaaaagaaaagcACGAGTCTGGGATTCTGATTGGAAGATAATGGAGAAAGAAAGGAAAGTTTTGTATGGTCAAAGCGCCTATGGTAATCAATATTTTGACGGGTTTCTAGAATTGGATGGCTTATTTGAAGAAGAGGAGAAGAAATTTTCTGCATTTCCTTGA